From one Rattus norvegicus strain BN/NHsdMcwi chromosome 7, GRCr8, whole genome shotgun sequence genomic stretch:
- the Uqcr11l1 gene encoding cytochrome b-c1 complex subunit 10-like, with protein MLSRFLGQHYWELAKNWIPTAGMWGTVDPVGLVWVTDWRLILDWVSYINGKFKKDN; from the coding sequence ATGCTGAGCAGATTTCTAGGCCAGCACTACTGGGAACTGGCCAAAAACTGGATCCCCACAGCCGGCATGTGGGGCACTGTGGATCCTGTGGGATTGGTGTGGGTCACGGACTGGCGGCTGATCCTGGACTGGGTGTCTTATATCAATGGCAAGTTTAAGAAGGACAATTAG